The following proteins are co-located in the Dehalococcoides mccartyi 195 genome:
- a CDS encoding DUF2779 domain-containing protein gives MKLIYQKSLSKSKYITGLQCLKLLWESANDSVNMPEVSPATQHTFDQGHQVGELAKLLYPEGISLQTENFSQNLKDTREALLVRLPLFEAGFLTNRLYSRVDILNPAGADEWDIIEVKSTTEVKEEHFYDIAFQRLCCQFSGLKVRDCYLMHLNKDYIKSGEIDSAGLFVTENLTDKLAEYTCDLEANISAMLDTMDSETCPEATIGKHCDSPYPCPLKDDCWLDLPEHNIFTLYYGNKICPELQQMGILEISQIPAGIKLNAKQQIQKDCVTSATPYVKSAEITSFLNKLEYPLHYLDFETFATAVPIYDGTRPYQNIPFQFSLHIQDSIDSGVKHYSYLAEDKGDPRPGFLAELKKDIGLKGSILVYYESFEKTRLKELSAAFPEYSEWINSILERIKDLIVPFKDFSYYHPKQKGSTSLKYVMPALAQISYDNLEIAEGQTASLKFMESVFGNLTREEIQKIRTDLEVYCGQDTGGMVEIVKKLREFLS, from the coding sequence ATGAAACTGATTTATCAAAAAAGCCTATCAAAATCTAAATATATAACCGGCCTGCAGTGTTTAAAATTACTCTGGGAATCCGCTAATGATTCTGTAAATATGCCGGAGGTTAGCCCTGCTACCCAGCACACCTTTGACCAAGGGCATCAGGTAGGCGAACTGGCCAAACTTCTTTATCCTGAAGGTATCAGCCTGCAAACTGAAAACTTCAGCCAAAACCTGAAGGATACACGGGAGGCTCTTTTAGTGCGCCTTCCCCTGTTTGAAGCCGGATTTTTAACCAACCGGCTCTATTCCAGGGTGGATATACTTAACCCTGCAGGTGCCGATGAATGGGATATTATAGAAGTTAAAAGCACCACCGAAGTTAAAGAAGAGCATTTCTATGATATTGCCTTTCAAAGGCTTTGCTGTCAGTTTTCCGGGCTTAAGGTGCGGGATTGTTATCTTATGCACCTTAATAAAGATTACATTAAAAGCGGAGAGATAGACTCAGCCGGATTGTTCGTTACGGAAAATCTAACCGACAAGCTGGCTGAATATACCTGTGATTTAGAGGCAAATATTAGCGCCATGCTGGATACTATGGATTCGGAAACCTGCCCCGAAGCAACTATTGGAAAGCATTGTGATTCGCCTTATCCCTGCCCGCTTAAGGATGACTGCTGGCTGGATTTACCGGAACATAATATCTTTACTCTTTATTACGGCAACAAAATCTGTCCGGAACTTCAGCAGATGGGCATTTTAGAAATCAGCCAAATACCCGCAGGCATAAAGCTGAATGCCAAACAACAAATCCAGAAAGATTGCGTTACCAGTGCCACACCTTATGTAAAGTCTGCTGAAATAACGTCATTCTTGAATAAACTGGAGTATCCCCTGCATTACTTGGACTTTGAAACCTTTGCCACTGCTGTGCCCATATATGACGGCACTAGGCCATATCAGAATATCCCTTTCCAGTTTTCACTCCATATCCAAGATAGTATAGATTCCGGAGTTAAACACTATTCTTATCTGGCCGAAGATAAGGGCGACCCCCGCCCGGGTTTTCTGGCAGAGCTTAAGAAGGATATTGGGCTGAAAGGGAGCATCTTGGTTTATTACGAAAGCTTTGAGAAAACCAGGTTAAAAGAGCTCTCGGCTGCTTTCCCCGAATATAGTGAGTGGATAAACAGTATTTTGGAGCGGATTAAAGACCTTATCGTACCCTTCAAGGATTTCAGCTATTATCACCCCAAGCAGAAAGGGAGCACGTCCCTCAAATACGTCATGCCGGCACTTGCCCAAATCAGCTACGATAATCTGGAAATAGCCGAAGGCCAGACAGCCAGCCTTAAGTTTATGGAATCTGTTTTCGGCAATCTTACCCGGGAGGAAATCCAGAAAATACGAACTGATTTAGAAGTGTATTGCGGACAGGACACAGGGGGCATGGTGGAAATAGTGAAGAAACTGAGAGAGTTCTTGAGTTAG